Proteins from a genomic interval of Cottoperca gobio chromosome 8, fCotGob3.1, whole genome shotgun sequence:
- the tsen54 gene encoding tRNA-splicing endonuclease subunit Sen54 encodes MVFLPSMKKAAAPELESQVTHRTQRRSAAAGSCLNMADQNKRDTDLNFYSEILSPSELFAARSRSHKIPVRGQKDFFPDDSDEQRQRLEQSLNEHWSLISEERVEKLGNLVKATWVPSEKIVELQSPAGKFWQTMGFSANGKQVLFPEEALYLMECGNVQVFYEELPMSIQDGYEKFLSSSAVSLQQYQVFGHLKRLGYVVHRFDPSSESSSYARQLNLPQSCDGAGKHLKRKRSTSPTSTSSRTEVQEESTADRTEEDKCVREDEEDKTPPESHLTLSPETSGPQTARSNEGRGRTWWMTDVLGGRSDQRPASGASRWDFSSIAFPDLGSSRERLSSCLASPEPSLLPGSLAVGVCDVDLWRRRINLREVKMSSKEQEREEDQRRRRSDVNKDREVRRCRNWTEYRELLKRRQRRHKERAEHLWSREVTPLHDPRQPIPTGELLDKISVIKSTHLLEGASRLQDSEEWSICFNVYQPDTVADFKKSDPGKPYSRMCVCSFDGPVPDLRSIKLLTFQSGDVPVVFAVVDHGDISFYTFKDFQLPTDVYP; translated from the exons ATGGTTTTCCTCCCATCCATGAAGAAGGCGGCCGCACCTGAACTGGAATCCCAGGTGACACACAG GACCCAGAGGAGATCTGCAGCAGCGGGAAGCTGCTTAAACATGGCGGACCAAAACAAGAGAGACACCGATTTGAACTTCTACAGTGAAATATTAAG TCCATCTGAACTGTTTGCAGCCCGGTCCAGGAGTCACAAGATCCCAGTCAGAGGACAGAAGGACTTTTTCCCCGATGACTCAGACGAGCAGAGACAGCGGCTGGAGCAGAGTCTGAATGAGCACTGGAGCCTCATATcagaggagagagtggagaagcT aGGAAACCTCGTGAAGGCCACATGGGTTCCTAGTGAGAAGATCGTGGAGCTTCAGTCTCCAGCT gGAAAGTTTTGGCAGACGATGGGCTTTTCTGCCAACGGCAAGCAGGTTCTCTTCCCCGAAGAGGCTCTCTACCtgatggagtgt GGAAACGTGCAGGTGTTTTACGAGGAGCTGCCGATGTCCATCCAGGACGGGTACGAGAAGTTTCTGTCGTCGAGCGCAGTGAGCCTCCAGCAATATCAG GTGTTTGGGCATTTGAAGAGGCTCGGCTATGTGGTGCACAGGTTCGATCCCAG ttcgGAGTCGTCATCCTATGCGAGGCAGCTGAACCTGCCTCAGTCATGTGACGGAGCGGGGAAACACCTGAAGAGGAAGCGCAGCACCAGCCCGACCTCCACATCCAG TCGCACTGAAGTGCAGGAAGAATCCACGGCGGACAGAACGGAGGAGGATAAATGCGTCCGTGAAGACGAGGAGGATAAAACACCTCCCGAGTCACACTTGACGCTGTCGCCAGAGACTTCAGGCCCCCAGACTGCACGTTCAAACGAAGGCAGAGGCCGGACCTGGTGGATGACGGATGTTCTCGGGGGCCGATCGGATCAGCGGCCCGCCTCTGGTGCGTCACGCTGGGACTTCAGCTCCATCGCTTTCCCTGACCTGGGATCCAGCAGGGAGCGCCTCTCCAGCTGCCTGGCCTCTCCAGAGCCCTCGCTGCTGCCTGGGTCTTTGGCTGTGGGAGTCTGTGACGTTGacctctggaggaggaggataaacCTGCGGGAGGTGAAGATGTCATcaaaggagcaggagagggaggaggaccaACGCAGGCGCCGCTCAGATGTCAATAAGGACAGAGAG GTTCGGCGGTGCAGAAACTGGACGGAGTATCGGGAGCTGCTGAAGAGGCGGCAGCGGAGGCATAAAGAGCGAGCAGAACATCTGTGGAGCAGAGAAGTCACTCCGTTACACGACCCGAGACAACCAATCCCCACTG ggGAGCTGCTGGATAAAATCAGTGTGATTAAATCTACACATTTGCTGGAGGGAGCATCGAG GTTACAAGATTCAGAGGAGTGGAGCATTTGTTTCAATGTTTACCAACCGGATACAGTGGCTGACTTCAAGAAGAGCGACCCGGGGAAACCGTACTcccggatgtgtgtgtgcag TTTCGATGGCCCGGTGCCGGACCTGCGGTCCATCAAGCTGCTGACCTTCCAGAGCGGAGACGTCCCGGTGGTCTTTGCTGTGGTGGACCACGGAGACATCTCCTTCTACACCTTCAAAGACTTCCAGCTGCCCACTGACGTTTACCCCTGA
- the LOC115012408 gene encoding polycomb protein suz12-A-like, which translates to MAPQKHSSSGGNHLVGFGSGGKANGSCHQSSSSSSSSSSTMAVAKKPNMQLIQADHELFLQAFEKPTQIYRFLRTRNLIAPIFLHRTLTYMSHRNSRNNVKRKSSKVDNLLFKVEKMRGEQETHSLASNLQLTFTGFFHKAGKSSQDSENEQNSVSLEVLLVKVCHKKRKDVSCPVKQVPTGKKQVPLNPDTSAGVSAKPGSFPSLLVPSSEFEPSNSHMVKSYSLLFRVSRPGYPRTQINGLANGENHHNRDFTEEVVNRKRRSSSLREEGETTFVAQMTVFDKNRRLQLLDGEYEVSMQEMEECPVNKKRATWETILDGKRMPPFESFSQGPTLQFTLRWTSDASDRSTAPVAKPLATRNSETNQEPRPSSLRATHTLAVKESINADVQTRRELISAEPRQKLRILYQFQYNHNTRQQTEARDDLHCPWCTLNCRKLYSLIKHLKLSHSRFIFNYVPHPKGAKIEVSINECYDGSYAGNPQDIHSQPGFAFSRNGPVKRTAVTHVVVCRPKRTKASLSEFLEPEDGDQEPPIISGHNRLYFHSDSCVPLRPQEMEVDSEDERDPDWLREKTLKQIEEFTDVNEGEKEIMKLWNLHVMKRGFIADNQMNESCLLFTDRHGVYMVKNNLCRNFLLHLISMHDFNLVTTLTIDQAMARLRLLQSQGARRDKDGAAGEEEEEEEEEEDWETAVESQPELELDPDPDLDPIEYTPCNDETSDGCVENGNRQESGDDATERPTKQKLSDSGSPLN; encoded by the exons atgGCTCCACAGAAGCATAGCTCCTCAGGTGGAAACCACCTTGTGGGCTTTGGTTCTGGTGGAAAAGCCAACGGGTCATGCCACCagtcgtcctcctcctcctcctcctcctcctctacgaTGGCTGTAGCCAAGAAGCCCAACATGCAACTCATTCAAGCCGACCACGAGTTGTTCCTGCAGGCCTTCGAGA AACCAACCCAAATCTACAGGTTCCTCCGCACCAGGAACTTGATCGCT CCTATATTCTTGCACAGGACACTCACCTATATGTCCCACAGAAACTCAAGGAATAACgtcaaaag GAAAAGCTCCAAGGTTGACAATCTGCTGTTCAAAGTGGAGAAGATGAGAGGCGAACAGGAGACTCACAG CTTGGCCTCTAATCTGCAGCTCACCTTTACTGGCTTCTTTCATAAAGCTG GGAAGTCATCTCAGGACAGTGAGAATGAGCAGAACTCTGTGTCTCTGGAGGTGTTGCTGGTCAAAGTCTGTCACAAGAAGAGGaag GATGTGAGCTGCCCGGTGAAGCAGGTCCCCACGGGGAAGAAGCAGGTTCCTCTGAATCCAGACACAAGCGCTGGAGTCTCAGCCAAGCCGGGCTCCTTCCCCTCCCTGCTGGTTCCCAGCAGCGAGTTTGAACCCAGCAACTCTCACATGGTGAAGTCCTACTCGCTGCTCTTCAGAGTATCGAGGCCCGGATACCCCCGGACTCAGATCAACGGCCTGGCCAACGGAGAGAATCACCACAACAGAG ACTTTACAGAGGAAGTGgtaaacaggaagaggaggagctcCTCTctcagggaggagggagaaaccaCATTTGTGGCTCAGATGACGGTCTTTGATAAGAACAg ACGTCTGCAGTTGTTGGACGGGGAGTACGAGGTGTCGATGCAAGAGATGGAGGAGTGTCCGGTCAATAAGAAGAGGGCCACCTGGGAGACCATCCTGGAcggaaag CGTATGCCTCCCTTTGAGAGTTTCTCTCAGGGTCCCACCCTGCAGTTCACCCTGCGCTGGACCAGCGACGCCTCCGATCGCTCCACTGCACCTGTGGCTAAACCTCTGGCCACCCGCAACTCTGAGACCAACCAGGAGCCCAGACCCAGCTCCCtgagagccacacacactctgg CTGTTAAAGAATCCATAAATGCTGACGTGCAAACCAGAAGAGAACTAATCTCCGCTGAGCCCCGACAGAAGCTACGCATCCTCTACCAG TTCCAGTACAACCACAACACGCGGCAGCAGACGGAGGCCAGAGACGACCTCCACTGTCCCTGGTGCACGCTCAACTGCAGGAAGCTCTACAGTCTCATCAAACACCTCAAACTGTCTCACTCCCGCTTCATCTTCAACTACGTG CCGCATCCTAAAGGAGCGAAGATCGAGGTCTCCATCAACGAGTGTTACGACGGCTCGTATGCAGGAAACCCTCAGGACATCCACAGCCAGCCGGGCTTCGCCTTCAGCAGGAACGGGCCGGTCAAGAGGACGGCCGTCACGCACGTCGTCGTCTGCAG ACCCAAGAGGACGAAGGCGAGTCTGTCGGAGTTCCTGGAGCCGGAGGACGGAGATCAGGAGCCGCCGATCATCAGCGGACACAACCGCCTCTACTTCCACAGCGACAGCTGCGTGCCGCTGCGGCCGCaagagatggaggtggacagCGAGGACGAGAGAGACCCCGACTGGCTCAGAGAGAAGACGTTAAAG CAAATCGAGGAGTTCACCGACGTCAACGAGGGCGAGAAGGAGATCATGAAGCTGTGGAACCTGCACGTCATGAAGCGCGG CTTCATCGCGGACAACCAGATGAACGAGTCCTGCCTGCTGTTTACCGATCGCCACGGCGTCTACATGGTCAAAAACAACCTCTGTCGCAACTTCCTGCTGCACCTGATCAGCATGCACGACTTCAACCTGGTCACCACGCTGACCATCGACCAGGCCATGGCCCGCCTGCGCCTCCTGCAGAGCCAGGGCGCTCGCAGGGACAAAGACGGGGCggcgggggaggaggaggaagaagaggaggaagaggaggactgGGAGACGGCCGTGGAGTCCCAGCCGGAGCTGGAGCTGGATCCAGATCCCGATCTCGATCCGATCGAGTACACGCCCTGTAACGACGAGACCAGCGACGGCTGTGTGGAGAACGGAAACCGGCAGGAGAGCGGAGACGACGCGACAGAAAGGCCGACCAAGCAGAAACTCTCCGACTCGGGTTCGCCTTTAAACTGA